From Penicillium psychrofluorescens genome assembly, chromosome: 6, one genomic window encodes:
- a CDS encoding uncharacterized protein (ID:PFLUO_009102-T1.cds;~source:funannotate), translating to MTADTLEPIAIVGLATRLPQDATTTENLWELLLQARTTWTPIPRERFSADAFYHPDPEHGGTFHVQGGHFLTEDPAYFDASFFNIAKNELLTLDPQQRLVLENVYHALENAGIPLTNAVGSNTSVFVSGFNHDHLGILNSDPETNLKYKPTGVTNAILSNRVSWFFDFKGPSMTIDTACSSSLVALHLAVQSLRARETHMAIVSGVSILENPVETIGMSHHGLLGSNGRSFSFDSRAEGYARGEGVGTIVMKPLQSALRDGDTIRSVIRGTGVNQDGRTSGITVPSPDAQERLIREVYWKAGLDIERTRFVEAHGTGTSTGDPIEAGALARAFKCRRDTPLYVGAIKSTIGHLEGGSGVASIIKSILILESGIIPPNFDIQEINPNIPSTEWDITFPTESIPWPSSGLRRISVNSFGIGGTNAHCVLDDAYHYLHDRQIRAMHCTNPQVPTKDNIKGQLLAISGLENKRQAISDPADESDHSGNGFVFVDTPISDGFCASPVIRSMGTYTNLAEVPRVFLVTAFDETGVKRTATEYAHYLSGKTAQPGIHGDLLDDLSFTMSKKRTLFSWRSFVMASTVKELAWNLSESNFTKPVRTAKTPEISFVFTGQGAQYQAMGRELMVYPVFQESLEEASEYIRRLGSPWILIDELLTEGKSSRVNLPEVAQPLCTALQIALVDLLASWGIYPTRVTGHSSGEIAATYCAGKMSREAAWKVAYYRGYVSSKQLAAKGAMMAVGLSASQLQQYLDSVHSDCMGELIIACYNSPKNNTVSGDEAMVDNLKKLLDADGVFARKLNVTNAYHSSHMEVIADEYLRLMGTLPHGKRLAVPHVVRMFSTVSGQEIRDEHLSAQYWVDNMVSPVQFTSGLTALCSKYKSAGDDGVDVFHHIVEIGPHTTLQSAIKETIATNSQQPQFKYLPVLKRNDHSLNVLLSTLGFLVASGYPLDLHAINLSSRPAGNRRARLLVDLPPYSFKHTEKVLYESRLSKNVRFRKFPRHDLFGAPVADWNVHAPRWRHFVRLNENPWLKDHMVTGSYVYPGVGYLIMAIEASRQLASEKKVTGFQLRCVFMRRALIIPDTKDGIEVSVSMTPTEGPSELKTWHRFQISSYNASSDEWTEHCTGNIKVDFQLSPDPVDNGREEKEERIAWKTDLKRAQGTCSRAMNFQTIYSNLQKSGLAFGPLFQNLGDVQSSGQKQGAAIGSVTVPDIAQSMPKHYTHPHLIHPATMDSMIHMIIAAVLDFSGKPNLEKIRLPTFIRDVWVSAELTSAPSHKYTGHASVSVAACDKFEGQLRILDENSHAPCIRMDGIELTPLEQGLVENNKRRLCSSIKWSSDLHFLNSQTACRLTVPNDIDSEKARDAIKILQLATMLYVIDALDELGELDMMKLDLHLRRFYEWMLHMRDLLVSNAIIHLPYSEFQEAASNKALKQAVWDKVEVGSAEGAITSRMGYNIVRMMRQEVEPLDLMFGKDSLMEEVYKDSLHLYNLPKHLHSYLSLLRHQHSALNVLEVGGGTGSFTAEILNVLSPDPKNNTVNIASYGFTDISAGFFEKAKQRFQPWGDTVSYQTLNIERNPVDQGFKPGTYDLIFAGNVIHATASLHTALRNLRLLLRPGGRLIMQEGTRQDFLWYPLIFGQLPGWWLANEPIRQWCPYIPGSEWNTILKESGFSGVDIEYPSSNEEDVSWQSILVASAVAPIKGKLPQNVFILTSDASRTTKVVTVLQERLTMECPNVQVVGLSDLNEANFLNALCISLIDLEQPLLAEIEEKEFISLRKMLTECHGLLWVTPEARSAPFSSMSLGLLRTVRWERDTDGWNCVTLTVSDSENMSPQDLVVNMHKILERQFVEQPENERHAEYLLQNDIIHVGRLCEQDEADDFLATQSSNATPQVQRLVDVDRPVELNTSSATDQLHWVTDSRHVTPLNDTEVEINVHAVGLPSDSEGCSLLNEAAGTITKAGPAVDGLALGDRVIYMTVNDRAGCIHTVDRVSQNLVVKIPETVPIDVVASLPSTHTTAMYGLGEVARLCLEDAILIHSGASPVGQAAIQYAKLVGADIYTTVSTAEDRALLVSEYGIAEDHIFSNRDLSFAKGVMRCSQGAGVDVIFNTLSGEALRESLACIAPFGRFVEASNKDLQSNATIELASLLRNVTLTTIDMALLVQHRPKLLSRLLQETVKLYAEGKIRQIRGVKVLNFTQIEEGLQAAPNEKVVFAPSPSDLIPVVPEPMTPYQFESNASYILAGGLGGLGRSLARWMVSRGAKNLILLSRSGRVTKAVQEMVADLRNSGCNSHIFRCDVADAGRLRNVFTECSKTLPPIRGCIQCAMVLRDGAFARMSFEDWQAAIAPKVQGSWNLHETLPSDMDFFVMLSSVAGIFGNRGQSNYAAGNTFQDALAAYRTAKGMQASSINLGSVSNAGWVAENRGSMRTNSAPLFELLREDEVHAAIEYLIDSRHKTHTTQNDLPESQLVLGLPSAELCSQNGIPSPTFLEYSFFTHFRATAVAKHSETREQKTVSTAALLAATVNFEDAVIVVSDGIVERLSSLLAIPASEFDVQRFGFEGIDSLVAMEFRSWIVKELKAEVSLLDIMGARNIRALSEKVVGSRFGERNDGDGGGSG from the exons ATGACCGCTGATACCCTGGAGCCTATTGCTATCGTGGGTCTTGCCACGCGGCTTCCCCAGGATGCGACGACGACGGAGAATCTGTGGGAGCTGCTGTTGCAAGCACGGACTACATGGACCCCTATTCCGCGCGAACGTTTCAGCGCGGATGCGTTCTATCACCCTGATCCAGAGCATGGAGGGACT TTCCATGTTCAAGGAGGGCATTTTCTTACCGAAGACCCGGCGTATTTCGACGCgtccttcttcaacatcgccaagAATGAACTCTTGACTCTTGATCCACAGCAGCGGCTGGTATTGGAGAATGTCTACCATGCTTTGGAGAACGCCGGTATTCCATTAACCAATGCTGTTGGCTCGAACACATCCGTGTTCGTAAGCGGATTCAATCATGACCACCTCGGAATCCTCAACTCTGACCCCGAGACGAACTTGAAATACAAACCAACGGGGGTCACTAATGCCATCCTTTCAAACCGGGTTAGCTGGTTCTTTGACTTCAAGGGGCCTAGTATGACCATCGACACTGCCTGTTCCAGCAGTTTAGTAGCCCTTCACCTTGCTGTGCAGAGTTTACGGGCTCGAGAGACTCACATG GCTATTGTCAGCGGAGTGAGCATCTTGGAGAACCCTGTAGAAACTATTGGTATGAGCCACCATGGTTTGCTCGGATCCAATGGTCGATCATTTAGTTTCGATTCCCGCGCCGAGGGCTACGCCCGAGGAGAGGGTGTGGGCACCATTGTGATGAAGCCCTTGCAGAGTGCCTTAAGAGACGGAGACACCATTCGATCTGTGATTCGCGGCACCGGTGTCAACCAGGACGGTCGAACCTCTGGTATCACGGTTCCCAGTCCTGATGCACAGGAGAGACTAATCCGAGAGGTATATTGGAAAGCCGGGTTGGATATTGAACGCACACGGTTTGTAGAAGCTCATGGCACAGGCACCAGTACTGGTGACCCTATCGAAGCCGGAGCTTTGGCACGAGCATTTAAATGCCGACGTGATACTCCGCTGTATGTCGGAGCCATCAAATCCACAATTGGACATTTGGAAGGCGGATCGGGGGTCGCCAGCATCATCAAGTCTATCCTCATATTGGAATCTGGTATTATTCCTCCAAACTTCGACATCCAGGAAATAAATCCCAACATCCCTTCGACAGAGTGGGATATTACTTTCCCGACAGAAAGTATACCTTGGCCATCATCAGGCTTACGAAGGATATCGGTTAATTCATTCGGAATTGGAGGTACTAATGCACACTGTGTTCTCGATGATGCCTATCACTATCTCCACGACCGACAGATCCGCGCAATGCATTGCACCAACCCTCAAGTCCCAACAAAAGATAACATCAAAggccagctgctggccaTATCCGGCCTGGAGAACAAACGGCAAGCCATTTCCGATCCTGCTGACGAGAGTGACCACTCTGGAAATGGTTTCGTGTTTGTCGACACTCCTATAAGCGACGGATTCTGCGCCTCTCCGGTGATTCGCTCCATGGGAACATACACAAATCTCGCTGAGGTGCCGCGggtcttcctcgtcacggCATTTGACGAAACGGGCGTGAAGAGGACTGCAACCGAGTATGCTCACTATCTCAGTGGCAAGACAGCGCAACCTGGAATCCATGGCGATCTTCTTGACGATTTGTCCTTCACCATGTCGAAGAAGCGCACTCTATTTTCTTGGAGGAGCTTCGTCATGGCCTCCACGGTCAAGGAACTTGCATGGAATCTTTCTGAATCCAACTTCACCAAGCCTGTCCGAACTGCCAAGACACCGGAGATCAGCTTTGTCTTCACTGGTCAGGGCGCTCAATACCAGGCCATGGGGAGAGAGCTCATGGTATATCCGGTTTTTCAGGAGTCTTTAGAGGAAGCCTCAGAATATATTCGTCGACTTGGTAGTCCTTGGATACTGATTG ATGAGCTCCTGACCGAAGGAAAATCTTCGCGAGTTAATCTCCCCGAGGTCGCCCAGCCCCTGTGCACGGCTTTGCAAATTGCCCTTGTCGACCTCTTGGCCAGCTGGGGAATCTATCCCACACGTGTAACTGGGCACTCATCTGGTGAGATCGCCGCTACATATTGCGCCGGCAAAATGTCACGAGAAGCAGCGTGGAAAGTCGCGTACTATCGCGGATACGTTTCGTCAAAACAACTAGCAGCCAAGGgagcgatgatggccgtAGGTCTAAGCGCATCGCAACTCCAACAATATCTGGACTCTGTTCACAGTGATTGTATGGGAGAGCTCATCATCGCCTGTTACAATAGCCCCAAGAACAACACCGTCTCTGGGGAtgaggccatggtggataATCTGAAAAAGCTATTGGATGCAGATGGAGTCTTCGCCCGGAAACTTAATGTTACGAACGCTTATCATTCTTCCCATATGGAGGTCATTGCAGACGAATACTTGCGTCTGATGGGCACACTCCCGCACGGGAAACGACTAGCAGTGCCACATGTTGTACGCATGTTTTCAACTGTTTCTGGACAAGAGATCCGCGATGAACATCTGTCTGCCCAGTACTGGGTTGACAATATGGTTTCTCCCGTCCAGTTCACTAGTGGGTTGACTGCACTGTGCTCTAAATACAAGTCCGCTGGTGATGACGGCGTCGATGTTTTCCATCATATCGTGGAGATAGGCCCGCATACGACATTACAAAGCGCCATCAAAGAGACGATTGCAACCAACAGCCAACAGCCTCAGTTCAAGTACCTACCTGTTCTCAAGCGCAATGACCACAGTTTGAATGTTCTGCTTAGTACACTTGGCTTCTTGGTTGCCAGTGGATATCCGCTCGACTTGCACGCTATCAACCTGTCTTCGAGACCCGCAGGCAACAGGCGGGCTAGACTTTTAGTGGATCTGCCACCGTACAGCTTCAAGCATACAGAGAAGGTCCTATATGAAAGTCGCCTAAGCAAAAATGTTCGGTTTCGGAAATTCCCCCGTCATGATTTGTTTGGTGCTCCCGTGGCAGATTGGAATGTCCATGCCCCCAGATGGAGGCATTTTGTCCGGTTAAACGAGAATCCTTGGCTCAAGGACCATATG GTTACTGGCAGCTATGTCTACCCCGGAGTTGGCTATCTCATAATGGCGATTGAAGCGTCGAGACAACTGGCCAGTGAGAAAAAAGTCACTGGATTTCAGCTTCGATGTGTTTTTATGAGAAGAGCCTTGATTATTCCCGACACCAAGGATGGCATCGAGGTCTCTGTATCCATGACACCTACAGAAGGGCCATCAGAATTAAAAACATGGCATCGCTTCCAAATCAGCTCCTACAATGCTTCGAGTGACGAGTGGACAGAACATTGCACTGGCAATATCAAAGTTGATTTCCAGTTGTCCCCTGATCCGGTTGATAATGGCCgcgaagaaaaagaggaacgCATTGCCTGGAAAACTGATCTCAAGAGAGCGCAAGGGACATGTTCACGAGCCATGAACTTTCAAACAATATACAGCAACCTTCAAAAGTCTGGACTCGCCTTTGGTCCACTGTTCCAGAATCTCGGAGACGTTCAATCCAGTGGACAGAAGCAAGGCGCAGCCATTGGTTCAGTCACCGTCCCGGATATTGCGCAGTCGATGCCAAAGCACTACACGCACCCTCACCTCATCCACCCGGCCACAATGGATAGCATGATCCATATGATCATTGCGGCGGTGCTTGATTTCTCGGGAAAGCCGAATCTTGAAAAGATTAGGCTCCCTACTTTCATTCGTGATGTTTGGGTATCAGCAGAACTTACTTCTGCGCCGTCTCACAAGTACACGGGTCATGCATCAGTGTCCGTAGCAGCTTGTGACAAATTCGAAGGTCAACTTCGGATTCTGGATGAGAATTCACACGCGCCTTGCATCCGCATGGACGGAATCGAGCTCACACCCCTGGAACAGGGACTTGTGGAAAATAACAAACGTCGGTTGTGCAGCTCCATCAAATGGAGCTCGGATCTACATTTCCTCAATTCACAGACTGCTTGCAGGTTGACAGTCCCCAATGATATTGACAGTGAGAAGGCCCGAGATGCTATCAAAATCCTCCAGCTGGCTACGATGCTATATGTGATCGACGCCCTGGACGAGCTCGGGGAGCTCGACATGATGAAACTCGATTTGCATCTGCGCAGATTCTACGAGTGGATGCTCCATATGCGTGACCTGCTTGTCTCCAACGCGATCATTCATCTCCCATACAGTGAGTTCCAGGAGGCGGCCAGCAATAAAGCTCTCAAGCAAGCCGTTTGGGATAAAGTCGAAGTTGGAAGTGCGGAGGGTGCCATCACTTCCCGAATGGGATACAATATCGTTCGGATGATGCGGCAAGAAGTTGAACCCCTTGATCTCATGTTTGGAAAAGACTCCCTGATGGAGGAGGTTTACAAAGATAGTCTTCATCTGTATAACCTGCCGAAGCATCTACATTCTTATCTCTCCTTGCTCCGCCATCAACATTCTGCACTGAATGTACTTGAGGTTGGAGGTGGAACAGGCAGTTTTACGGCAGAGATTCTCAACGTGCTGTCCCCAGATCCCAAGAACAATACCGTAAACATTGCCAGCTATGGATTCACAGACATTTCCGCTGGGTTCTTCGAGAAAGCCAAGCAACGGTTTCAGCCGTGGGGAGATACCGTGTCATATCAAACCCTCAACATCGAAAGAAACCCGGTTGACCAGGGATTCAAACCGGGCACCTACGACTTGATCTTCGCGGGCAATGTCATCCACGCCACAGCCAGCCTGCACACGGCGCTGCGCAACTTGCGATTGCTGCTTCGCCCCGGCGGCAGACTGATCATGCAAGAGGGGACGCGGCAAGATTTCCTTTGGTATCCActcatcttcggccagtTGCCTGGCTGGTGGCTGGCTAATGAGCCTATCCGGCAATGGTGTCCTTATATTCCTGGGTCGGAGTGGAACACGATCCTAAAGGAGTCTGGCTTCTCAGGTGTCGACATTGAATATCCTAGCTCGAATGAGGAAGACGTGTCGTGGCAGAGTATTCTGGTTGCTTCGGCTGTTGCCCCGATCAAGGGAAAGTTGCCGCAGAACGTCTTCATTCTTACTTCTGATGCATCAAGGACTACAAAAGTTGTCACGGTCCTCCAAGAGCGTTTGACAATGGAGTGTCCCAATGTGCAGGTTGTGGGACTTTCGGATCTCAACGAAGCCAACTTTCTGAACGCTCTCTGCATATCTTTGATCGACCTGGAACAGCCTCTTCTCGCGGAAATTGAGGAGAAAGAGTTTATATCATTGAGAAAAATGTTGACTGAGTGCCACGGTTTGCTATGGGTTACCCCAGAGGCGCGCAGCGCGCCTTTCTCCAGCATGAGCTTAGGTCTCCTTCGGACCGTTCGCTGGGAACGAGATACGGATGGTTGGAACTGTGTGACTCTGACTGTCAGTGACTCCGAGAATATGTCTCCACAAGATCTTGTCGTCAACATGCACAAAATTTTGGAGCGGCAATTCGTGGAGCAGCCTGAAAATGAGCGCCATGCAGAGTACCTCCTGCAGAACGATATCATCCACGTCGGTCGTCTGTGCGAACAGGATGAGGCAGACGATTTTTTGGCTACGCAGTCATCAAATGCTACCCCTCAGGTTCAGAGGCTTGTGGACGTTGATCGCCCCGTTGAGTTGAATACTTCTTCTGCAACAGATCAACTTCACTGGGTGACTGATTCTCGACATGTTACGCCACTGAATGACACAGAAGTTGAAATCAATGTTCATGCTGTTGGGCTTCCGTCAGATTCTGAAGGTTGCAGTCTTTTAAACGAGGCTGCCGGAACCATAACGAAAGCAGGGCCGGCAGTCGATGGCCTGGCTCTGGGAGATCGTGTTATTTACATGACAGTGAATGATCGAGCGGGCTGTATCCACACGGTGGACCGAGTCTCCCAGAATCTAGTCGTCAAAATCCCCGAGACAGTTCCCATCGATGTTGTCGCTAGTTTGCCTTCCACACACACTACAGCAATGTACGGACTCGGTGAGGTAGCGAGGCTATGCCTAGAGGATGCAATCCTCATCCACAGTGGCGCCTCTCCCGTCGGCCAAGCAGCCATTCAGTATGCCAAGCTCGTCGGAGCAGATATATACACCACTGTGTCGACAGCAGAAGACCGCGCGCTCCTGGTCTCGGAGTACGGCATAGCCGAGGACCACATCTTCTCAAACAGGGACCTCAGCTTCGCAAAGGGAGTCATGAGGTGCTCGCAAGGTGCGGGAGTCGATGTTATTTTCAATACTCTCTCCGGTGAAGCTCTTCGAGAGTCGTTGGCATGCATTGCTCCCTTTGGGCGCTTTGTCGAAGCTTCCAATAAAGATCTTCAGTCCAATGCAACGATTGAGCTTGCGTCTCTCCTTCGCAATGTGACTCTGACCACCATCGACATGGCCCTTCTCGTGCAGCATCGACCAAAACTTCTCTCTCGTTTGCTGCAGGAGACAGTGAAGCTATATGCCGAAGGAAAAATCCGCCAGATTAGAGGTGTGAAGGTCCTGAACTTTACCCAGATCGAGGAAGGACTGCAGGCTGCTCCGAACGAAAAGGTCGTTTTTGCTCCTAGTCCTTCTGATCTCATCCCAGTCGTGCCTGAACCGATGACACCCTACCAATTCGAATCAAACGCCTCTTATATTCTAGCCGGCGGCTTGGGTGGTCTAGGACGAAGTCTGGCACGATGGATGGTTTCGCGTGGCGCTAAGAACTTGATCTTGCTGTCTCGCAGTGGTCGTGTCACGAAGGCTGTGCAGGAAATGGTTGCAGATCTGAGGAATAGCGGGTGCAATTCTCACATATTCAGATGCGATGTCGCAGATGCAGGGCGGCTGAGGAACGTTTTCACGGAATGCTCGAAGACTTTGCCGCCTATCAGGGGATGTATCCAGTGCGCGATGGTGCTGCGG GACGGCGCATTTGCTCGAATGTCCTTTGAAGACTGGCAAGCCGCCATAGCCCCTAAGGTCCAAGGCTCATGGAACCTGCACGAGACATTGCCCTCTGATATGGACTTCTTCGTTATGCTATCTTCTGTGGCCGGCATCTTCGGCAACAGGGGGCAATCCAATTACGCCGCCGGCAACACTTTCCAAGATGCACTGGCCGCCTACCGCACCGCAAAAGGCATGCAAGCATCAAGCATCAATCTGGGCAGTGTCTCGAATGCGGGCTGGGTAGCCGAGAATCGAGGCTCGATGCGCACGAACTCGGCACCGCTATTCGAGCTCCTGCGCGAAGACGAAGTCCACGCAGCCATAGAATATCTGATTGACTCGCGGCACAAGACACATACCACCCAGAACGATCTCCCGGAGTCGCAGCTTGTCCTGGGTCTTCCGAGCGCAGAACTATGTTCTCAGAACGGCATCCCCTCGCCTACATTCTTGGAGTATTCTTTTTTTACGCATTTCAGGGCTACGGCAGTTGCGAAACATAGCGAGACGCGTGAACAGAAGACTGTTAGCACTGCTGCGCTTTTGGCAGCAACAGTCAACTTCGAGGATGCGGTGATCGTGGTCTCGGACGGCATTGTCGAGAGACTCTCGTCATTACTGGCCATTCCAGCGTCTGAGTTCGATGTACAGCGATTCGGCTTTGAGGGCATTGACTCGTTAGTAGCGATGGAGTTTCGCTCATGGATTGTTAAAGAGTTGAAGGCGGAGGTGTCGTTATTGGATATTATGGGGGCACGGAATATCAGGGCGCTGAGTGAGAAGGTTGTGGGCAGTCGGTTTGGGGAGAGGAATGACGGCGAcggtggtggaagtggatGA
- a CDS encoding uncharacterized protein (ID:PFLUO_009101-T1.cds;~source:funannotate) — protein MQWYRFLFAVAVVLFSVVVLAAEDYYKILGLDKSASERDIKRAYRTLSKKYHPDKNPGDDSARDKFVEIADAYDVLSTSSLRKVYDQYGHAGVEQQRKGGAAGGQPHDPFDLFSRFFGGGGHFGHAPGQRRGPDMEMRATLPLRDFYTGNEIRFVIEKQQICDTCEGTGSKDHQVETCDLCSGRGVVIKKHMLAPGMFQQVQMQCDRCGGQGKKIKNPCSVCHGNRVVRNQVEMAADIEPGMDMGQRLVFENEADESPDWVAGDLILVLDEKEPELGSSDEERTDGTFFRRKGKDLFWKETLSLREAWMGEWSRNLTHLDGHVVRLGRKRGEVVQPLSVETVDGEGMPHYSEGHLQDLEAEDDSPGKLYVEYTVVLPDEMESGMEKEFFALWEKWRKKIGVDLAKDSGRPTPPPAEEGKDEL, from the exons ATGCAGTGGTACCGGTTTCTTTTCGCGGTAGCGGTGGTGTTGTTTTCGGTGGTTGTGCTCGCGGCGGAGGACTACTACAAGATCCTGGGACTGGACAAGTCTGCGTCGGAGAGGGATATCAAGCGGGCGTATCGAACGCTCAGCAAGAAATACCACCCTGATAAGAATCC CGGAGATGACTCGGCACGCGACAAGTTCGTCGAAATCGCAGATGCATACGACGTGCTCTCAACATCGTCACTACGGAAAGTCTACGACCAATACGGCCACGCGGGCGTCGAGCAGCAACGGAAAGGCGGTGCCGCGGGCGGGCAGCCGCATGATCCCTTTGATCTATTCTCGCGCTTttttggaggaggtggtCATTTTGGACATGCGCCGGGACAGCGCCGTGGGCCGGATATGGAGATGCGGGCGACACTGCCTCTCCGTGATTTCTACACGGGGAATGAGATTCGATTCGTAATCGAGAAACAGCAGATCTGTGATACGTGCGAGGGCACTGGGTCCAAAGACCACCAGGTGGAGACCTGTGATCTGTGCAGCGGACGCGGGGTGGTGATTAAGAAGCACATGCTCGCGCCGGGTATGTTCCAGCAGGTACAAATGCAATGCGACAGGTGCGGTGGACAAGgcaaaaagatcaagaaccCCTGTTCCGTATGCCATGGCAACCGAGTGGTGAGAAACCAGGTGGAGATGGCCGCGGACATCGAGCCCGGAATGGACATGGGCCAGCGACTGGTATTTGAGAACGAGGCGGACGAGAGCCCGGACTGGGTTGCCGGCGACCTGattctggttctggacgagaaggagcCAGAGCTGGGATCGTCGGACGAAGAACGCACGGACGGCACGTTCTTCCGCCGCAAGGGCAAGGATCTGTTCTGGAAGGAGACGCTGTCGCTGAGGGAGGCGTGGATGGGCGAGTGGTCCCGCAATTTGACCCATCTAGATGGCCATGTGGTTCGCCTTGGACGCAAGCGCGGTGAGGTTGTGCAGCCGTTATCTGTGGAGACGGTTGATGGCGAGGGAATGCCGCATTATTCGGAAGGCCATTTGCAAGACCTGGAGGCAGAAGACGATTCCCCGGGCAAGCTCTATGTGGAGTACACGGTTGTGCTGccggatgagatggagagcgGCATGGAGAAAGAATTCTTTGCTCTGTGGGAGAAATggcgcaagaagattggtGTCGATCTGGCCAAGGATAGCGGCCGGCCGACGCCTCcgccggcggaggagggcaaggatgagCTGTGA
- a CDS encoding uncharacterized protein (ID:PFLUO_009100-T1.cds;~source:funannotate), with the protein MVRQLKHHEQKLLRKVDFHTYKSDGAHREHQIRQRYMLQDPMDYKKYNALCGSLRQLAHKLSALDPDGDATRKKVESELLEKLWRMGILKQSREQGAGLSRVEREVTVSAFCRRRLAVLMVRSGMVETIKAATTFIEQGHVRVGTEVVTDPAFLVTRNMEDFVTWVDSSKIKRNIMRYREKLDDFDLL; encoded by the exons ATGGTTCGTCAACTTAAGCACCATGAGCAGAA ACTCCTCCGGAAAGTAGACTTCCACACCTACAAATCCGACGGCGCGCATCGCGAGCACCAAATTCGGCAGCGATACATGCTGCAAGACCCGATGGACTACAAGAAATACAATGCGCTCTGCGGCTCTCTCCGCCAACTCGCACACAAGCTCTCTGCGCTCGATCCCGACGGCGACGCCAcccgcaagaaggtcgagtCCGAactgctggagaagctgtgGCGGATGGGAATTCTGAAACAATCCCGCGAGCAGGGGGCGGGCCTTTCGAGAGTGGAGCGGGAGGTTACCGTTTCTGCGTTTTGTCGACGAAGATTGGCGGTGCTGATGGTGAGGAGTGGGATGGTTGAGACTATTAAGGCT GCAACTACATTCATCGAACAAGGCCACGTCCGGGTTGGGACTGAAGTCGTCACCGACCCGGCCTTCCTGGTCACCCGCAACATGGAGGACTTTGTCACCTGGGTGGATTCGAGCAAGATCAAACGAAACATCATGCGGTAtcgcgagaagctggatgaCTTTGATCTGCTGTGA